TGACACAAAAGACTAGATGAAGAAAATTAGGAAattcaataaaagaaagaaaaaaagaaaacaaaagaaaacaaaatacagCTATGTGTGATCTCATGATTGTCTACATGGTGTTTCAGCAATAGTCTCCAACGCAGGCTTCCATGATCTCTGCTTTGAGTACCTCTGCAGGACTGGTTCTTGCTGAAGATCAGTGTCTTGATCACCATTGAATGTCTTGGCTTCAGAAGGAAACATGCAAAACTCCCCAAGCACAGGGAAGATCTTGCCCAAGTTGTTGAAGCTTCCATGCTTTAAAGCCTTGGAAGATCTGTAAGAGAGAGAGCTCATTTCCTCGTGTGTAAGGACCGAGTAGAGGAGCTCCATGGGAAGGAGGAAGTAGAACTGGCGCAGCTCAAGCTCTTCATCTGCTAGAAGTCCTTGAATCCTGTGGCCAACTTTGAGGGTGCTGGATTCGCAGACAAACTGTCCAGGGTTCTCTAGCATGAGCTCTGCTGCTTTTACTGGTTTTGTGTAGACTTCAAATCTTCCATCGCTGAATAGGATCTTCACTGCTCCACTTGATGAGATTATGGAAGGAGCACAAGATGTCACATTCCCCATGGGtgtgcttgagagagagagagagagagaaggttcAAGGAAATGGGCCTTGAAATCCTTCTACAGAGTGAGTCAATGTTGGGCAGATGGGGCGTTGAGGTTGCTATATAGTATGTACTCTTgttgaatatgaatgaatttatgtatacaagatggtggtggttgagagagagagagatggggattTGCTAGTTTATCTGATAATATTTTAAGGAGATCAGATTACAAGTACAGGCAGGCGGGCAGGTGCATGGGTTTTCATGCAGAAAGTGGAGGCCAGGTAATTGAAGAGAATGCGTGTAACTGAGGGATCTAAGCAGCACATTACTTCTGTGCACTTCTATAAATCACAATCTGTCAAGTTTTTATCTACATTCAAAGGCTTTAGCGTTTATcttttttcagaaatattttagttataaaaaaattttataaaagtaaattcacaaattgacgtAATTTAATGTATATGATACGTtgaattataaagttattttttattataaagtactagatctaacatatcatatcaagtcacgtcagtttgtaaatttacttttatctaattttttttaacagtaacacttttcatcattttctcaCCTGAACCAGGCCAACTTTTATGAATCATATGTGTGTTCTCATCTAACtgcattaattaattgcatGAAAAGCCAGGGACCATACCAGTCACCCTAGTCCTGTGATTCCAATTTGTCTTGCTTTAATACTaatttccattattttttaagattattgtTGAATTTGTTTATAAAGGAGCACATGGTGAGGCATGGAGCAGAGCTTGGAAAATGTTGCAGAGCTCTCACTAAGGACACCACCTAACTAATGATTGAATATGGTAAAGAGCAACATCTTTGATTTTATTCCATTGAGATGCTCACCTAACATAATAGATTATCaccaagagagagaaagagcaaaaagtataaaaaataaaataaaaattttatatatagtcatttttatatatttattattactctattaatgtgattggttgcgtcactttttttaaatataaaataattattttaacaaatcatatcaatgaaatacgtaaaaataacagtatataacataattctaaaaaatttgcaaatatttgaaaaaatatgaaaggAATATGTAACAAGGAAGTGTACATTGTAAAATCTTTGATAGGTCTACAGTCATTTTCTAATGCTAGATTATCCAGCTTACAAGTATTCCACACATGCAATATtagattctttttatttttttttttgggaaatttggaaattcaacttcatgataaatgataaaatagaGAACCTCCAGCTATTTGCCTATTACTCTCTAGTCTCTACTGGTCAACAGGCACGTACTAGCTCGATCAATAATTCACTTTACTTTGTCAAACTTCTGTCTGTTTCAGTTTAATAAGCAAAGGGAAATGCTTGTCTGCCCTCTCTTCTTGTCTCCTTAAAATGATTGTtggtcataattttttttaaaatttttttatttagtaattaaggaagtaattttaagtgtattagtattttttttatattttttaaaaatatttaaatatattaaaaaattctaaaaaaaataaccgTACGGTCAAATAGAATGGTGCACTCTGAGCTGTAGAGTAGCACCGTCCATAAGCAAATAAACCTCTTAAGAATAGTCTTGGAAAGCCATAaaagagataaaataaatagaatataaaaactttatatatagtcattttaatATATTCCTTATACActacattaatataattaactacattatttatatatatataataattaatttaattaatcatattaataaaatatataaaaaatatataaaaataactatatatatatataataaaatttattaaaaaataatacatacaACTAGAATATTGGACGGTGTTACAACCTGGCCCGTCCGCTCGTCCCACCAGAGGATGGGCGGGCAACcctaaccaaaataaaaaacgaaTAGAAGTGGGGAGCAGGTGAGTACCTACATGCCTAGAATTTCACTCGCATGCGTACTTGAAAAAAAGATCCCAACTATAAATTGAAGTATTattctctctcctctcattTCCTCTCACCGTCCTATTATATCCTTCATgatctcttcttctcttctccttTATTATCTTTTCTCCCTCCCTTTTACATCTCACAAGTTACTGCAGTCTCTTGTCTCTCATttctcttctcctcctcctctaaaCTCGTTTCTTCTTCTCCGCACACGGCCAAGTTGTAGTCTATGACTATATGACTATAACTTAGCCGTGGGTCACTACAACCCAAAACCCCGATGGCTGCTATGGATCAAAAAAAGTTGTACAAAGGATTATAAAAAAAGTTGTAGGTACTCAAAATAATCAAAGTGATGTTATAGCAATGGCACGCATCTCTCTCAATTAAGATAAGACTTGTCCCTTTTGCCAAATTGTGCCCACATAATTTGCACTGTGTAGAACTCTTGAGGACCTGCAATTAGAATTGACATAAAGAATCTCTGCCATAAGAATTGACATTGTAAGGGGGTAAAATGCACAGCCTAAAATGATCCTCAAGGCTCAACCCATCAGAAAATCATtattaaaagacaaaaaaagagagagaaataggaCATAGAAGGAAAAAGTGAAAGCAATGTGTTAGGGTGTTAAGagaaaaagaggagagagaaCATAAAGGAGATGTGAGGTGGCCTAAAGCAAGGGATAGGAAATAAAAGGTATGAGCACATATGATTTCAGGGATTTTTTTGTCAGGTTTCTCCAAGAAGATTTCTTCAACCTCAGGACTTGGGTTCCAACGATAAGATCCCTACCAGAAGATGAACTTTCGGGATTTATTGTATAGTGAAGATGAGAGAACCTAAGAGATTgtaaaataagtttattataGTGGATTCTTCCATCTCCGAACTCCCGTGAACGTAGTTCCAATATTGAACCACATAAATCCgtgtctctctttatttattttttttgtatttatttgttgttaaCTGTCACGGATATACACACGGGTATCGTACAACCGCATCGGACCATTGCTGAGGGCCCACACAACACCCATCCAGGCCAAGGAAAACCTCAGCATGGCCATGAATGTATGATTCTCCCCTTCCAAATTTCTATGCTATTTTTAGGCATTAACGGACATCATCAACTTTCAAACTGCCATTAGTTTGGTTGAAACctattcatatttttatcaaaacacatatatgttattattttcatttgagaagaattatatacataaagagattacaaaaaaataattttaaaatgaacttCTTCGTATAATAAGCTCAAAGTTTTAAAATGACGTAGTAATTATTTGATAATTCAAATTATATGAGGAGGTGTTAATCTCACCCACTCGCAAAATATCATACCATCAAATTGATTTTTCGTTTCACTATGAGTTGGTATTTATTCATGAGAAGTCAagaacaaactatttaattatggAGGAATATTGAATGGTAGTACAAAATATCCACGAAAAGTGAAAAAGCATTCAAGGTCgagttattatattttcaagtcGGTAtctaaaatatatcatttatatcaaTTAAATTATCTTGTAAATCACATTATGCCACATAAATAATATGCGGTGTAGAGACTTTAAAATAACATTGCTCTTTAAACTTTATGATTTGTTTTTTCTCCTAACATTAAACAAATCATAATTAACTCAAGTCTTACAGATTTGAGATGCTTTTGCAATGAGTGGTTGTAACTGACTgggaaataaatattaaatttgctTGTGAATGAAGAACCCAACTTGTGCAATTAAATTGTTAAGATgtgatttaatattttatatatttggcaCACTTATTGAAGATGAGTTTGAttcatacatataaaaaaagagtaatgttacatacagtcatttttacgtatttattgtgcactccactgatatgattagctggattaatttttttttaatacacaaccaatcatatcactggaatGCACAAAGGAATctacaaaaatgactgcacataaaattttccataaaaaaaatattaagaaatgctttaagtaattaaaactatatatataattaaatattccatACGTTGAACGTATTTATTTAAAGGAGTCTGCCTCGTATATaagaagtgttaaaaaaatattaactgctGGGGGATAAATGATGAATTAACGTGAAAGTacttctatatttataaaagaattatataaaaataaactcataaactgacgtgattttatttaatttattaaatttattttacaataaaaataattttataatctgacgaacTATATCAAAACGtcaatttgtgagattatttCTACGAAATCTCTTTGACTACAGTATTTTTCTAAAGAACAAATAAATGctcagttttttttgttttcttgtttttcactttttgtCACACAAACGGCCTTGGGATTGATTTTGGAATAAATTTGGGGGTTCCATGATTAAGAAAACGGATATGAATGATAGCTAAACAGTAGTTATAACGTTGGCAACGAGCTTTATTCGTAATTGATATGGCCAGTTAAGTTAGACTGAATtgagtctaattttaaattaaatttaatatttaaatatttaattattaaattattaaattcattttagtttaaaatatctttatacgtgaaatttataatcttttttaatttaatatttttttatatacaggaattataattttttttaattttttataaatatatctaaactcattttaatatttaaatatatttaaaattatattaaatagacTTTACAAAACTCATTATTATTTGTAATGAAATCAATTCCTTTCAACTCAAATCAAACGAAATCCTAAGTATATGAACAAGCTTGTTATTTAATGAACCGTGAAGGCACACGGACCCCAAGGTCCAACTACAAAAATAGCCTTAAAAGACGTCCTCACCCAAGGTCCAATCCattatatacataaaaaaaaaaaaaaaaaaaaaaaaaaaaaaaaaaaaaaaaaaaaaaacgttgggaagtgataaatatatagcttttatttatttttttaattctatttaaaatgGAATAGTCATaaagtttgaaattataaaattttttgaaatattttttagcgTTTTATGAACTGATATTGTTGGATTGATTGGTCATAAAATAGTTGTATCTATTTCATTACGAGTGGCTCTACAACCACCGTTGGGGGCTCCTGTTAAtgcatttcaaatatttttatttttatattttatttcacacgtatttttttaataattttacatatatatatatatatatatttttaaaaaaattcatattaatgttgttaaaaaaacacttctttaatcatgaaaaaaaaaaagaagcccaATGAGAGCCTCCAACAAGAAGCCTAGCATTTTCCTATCATTATTAATCAGCTAAAATTTCAATCATCTATTCTTATCTTGTTCTTTACTATTCTTTGAAATAGAAAAGTATAAGAAAACGACATTTCATGCATCTCTTCGTAGAGTTCCAATAACTTTGATTAAAGAAAAAGAGCTTGGAAAAGCCTTTTTCCAAAATGGAGAGAGACTTTTACAAGTAGGTAGAGACATTTTGGTGAAGCTTGTAGCACAAAGGGGTTGCAATAAAAGCCATGAGTTGTGTCGAATAATTGCCATCATTATTCATAAAGTCTTTGCGAAGAATTCAAAATTAGTATGATTAGGTGTTGATAAGTCAACTAAAATACCTTAGAACaacattttttgaaatatattttccacaagaATATGATTATGTAAAAACAAACCTATTTCTCGACGTTTCCAACGGATCCACAAGCCTACAGGAACGATTGTATGTTCGTTACCACGGGATTGAATCACCTTTAAATAAGATTACTATAATAATTAACATTGACAGTAGATATGTACCCTTAAGAAAATGGCGAGATACTAGGGTATTAGTCCATAATATGTCAACCCTTTCCTTTCGTGATCATATCCAGAGAATATATCAATCAGAACCTTGAGATTTGAGGAAAATAAACTATGCTTATCAGCAACAATTCACTCCTATATAAAGGGCCAGCACCCAGTGACGGAACCAGAAATTTGTTTTAGGAGAGGTCAAGTGaaattaaaagtataaaaagatattttttattctatttctccacattttttttgtaatataaaactattagATAGTAAgatcttaaataaaattcaaatatgtttaatacaacataggtattaaaaaaatatatgttaaggataatatattattgaaataacaaaaaaatataagtaaataatttataagattcaaataattttgtaaaggagggccaaattaattttttagagaAGGGGCCAATacaagataaaattaatattattttattaaatcataaaatattaatatttattaagttttttttcaaactttagaGAGGGCCTTGGCCTCCCAAAAGGACCTTAATAGGTCCGCCACTGCCAACACCAGCAGCCCAAAGTACGATTCGAAACTCCTTATTGTCAAGAAATACACATACATTACTTACTTAAGTATTGAAGATGCACCAGGCACATCGAGCCATCATTTTTTCTTGTTGTAGGTTATTGGTCGAAGTTAGATGACGGTAAAACATGTCTTCAACATGTGgtttactctttttctttttgggtgacTAAATgtattgattaatttatttcataacactttgagatatatatttatgacaAAACCTATTTATAAGCCTCAGTTTTTACAGATCTAACATCGTCTATGTGGAAACCTTCAATATCAGCTATATTCTAAGAAATAATTAGTATTTTGACTTCTTTAAGAATGCAATGGTCCAGCTATAAATGATTAATGATGTTAACATACTTAACAAACCTCTGTATCTTTAGCTTGTAACGAGAAATTAGCGAAGatgaataaattataaagaTTAGAAAAAGAGAACACGAACAAGAAATCCGCTGTAGCACTACGGCAATTCTTATCATTTAGAATCCGGGTTCGAATCCCGGCAGcggaaatttctttttaattaattaatttatttttttcacctcTTGCTTGAAAAGTACACGACGAAACTATATTGAGAGGTGTGAGATtttataaatgtaaatttataaattaatataatatattatacttatttataataaaaatatgaagattTTCTTCTAGTTCCATCTAAAATTCTTCAGTCTTCCTAAaagtatcaaaaaaataatttctatatttcttaaagttcataattttttaaccagtaaacaagattttattgatcaaaaaaataatttttgcattcaaaatataaaaagtgagtacacaaacataaaaaaaacaccaaaaatacagcactgaaaaattaaaaacttgaaaatatgaGTTAGAAAATATAcaatccaaaaaatatttcttatgaattgaatgaatatgaaattaaattatgtctataatgtattttcttataattataaacaac
This is a stretch of genomic DNA from Carya illinoinensis cultivar Pawnee chromosome 15, C.illinoinensisPawnee_v1, whole genome shotgun sequence. It encodes these proteins:
- the LOC122297674 gene encoding uncharacterized protein LOC122297674; this translates as MGNVTSCAPSIISSSGAVKILFSDGRFEVYTKPVKAAELMLENPGQFVCESSTLKVGHRIQGLLADEELELRQFYFLLPMELLYSVLTHEEMSSLSYRSSKALKHGSFNNLGKIFPVLGEFCMFPSEAKTFNGDQDTDLQQEPVLQRYSKQRSWKPALETIAETPCRQS